The bacterium DNA segment GTCGCCCGAGTTGATTTCCTTGTTCTCGGGGATGAAGGGCAGGTCGGTGATGGGGGTCGAGACGATGGTGCTGTTCTTGCCGGCGGGATCCTTCTTGATCTCGTAGACGGCCGAGTCACCCTGCTTGATGCCGTCGAACAGCACGATCACGTTCACGTCGTCGGTGATGCCGGCTTCCATCTCGTTCAGGTCTTCGAGCCCGAAGCGATAGAGGTTGTTGTCGGCCGCCAGGTGAACCATGACAGTCCACTTCTTGGCACCCCTGGGCAGCTTGCGCTTGGCGGCGACCTTCTGGCCGTCAGCGGTGTTCATGCCGGGGAGCGAGAGGCCGCAACCGGCCAGCATCGAGGTTGCCGCAACCAGAGCCAACAGCTTCTTCATGGACGTGACGTTCTCCTATCAACAGCGACGGACGGAACCGTGACTTTCAACTGAGCTTTAGGTCGATTTAAGATGGTCTTAACCAACTCTTGTCATAACGTACCGCATGCGCCAAAAAAACACCAGGGTTTTTTTGGCGCATGCGGCAAATATTTTTGGGAGAGTTTTTAGGAGAGCTCGAAGAGGCCGCGCAGACGCGCCATGAGGCCCGATTCGTTGCCGCGAGCGGGCGCTTCGCCTTCGCTCTCGGACTCGGACGAGGTTTGGAGCGAGAGATCGGGCTCTTCACCGTCGTTGAGGACCCGCGCGTTGGTCTCGCGGCGCGCCTCCATGGTGCTCGCCATCTCGGCGGCGATCGCGGGGTTGGCCTTGAAGAGGGTCTTGAAGGCGACCCGGTCGATCTCAAGCAGCTCGGCGGCTTCCTCGGCGACCACCGTCGCGCTGCGCGGCTGGCCGCTCAGTAGGGACATCTCACCGAAGACCTGGTCGGGTGCGAGCATGGCGACCGGCTGGCCTGCGACCGAGACCCGGGCGCTGCCGCGCATCACGATGAACATGCTGTCGCCGGGATCGCCTTCCTGGCAGATGGTCTTGCCCGGGACGTAGGTGCGGTTGCGGGTGAGCGCCGAGAGCAGGGCGATCTCGTCGGGCGAGAGCGGCGCGAGCAGGGGCACGGCCTTGAGGTACTCGAAGAAGCGGATCGATTCCTTGGCCTCGTAGAGCTGGTCCTTGGCCATTCGGTAGGTTTCGCCCTGCTTGGTGTCGCTCTGGATGGCCCGCACGAACCAGGGGATGGCGTCCTGGCCCTGGCCTGTGCGGCGCAGCATCTCGCCGATCAGGAAGGCCACGTGGGCCTCGCTGATGGCCGAGCTCGCGTGGAGGCCCTTGTCGAAGGCCGCCTGGTAGGTGGCGATCGCCTCTTGCAGGTAGCTGCGCTCGCGCTTGCGATCGTTGCCGTAGCGGCAGGTCCACGCGAGGCGCAAGAGGATCCCGCCCCGGATCTCGCCGGGGGAGTGGCGGGCTTCGTAGCACCGCAGGGCGAGCTGGAGGCTCAGCATGGCGGCGAAAAGCGATCGCTCGGGCTTCTCGAAGTCGTGCCGCTTGATCTCGGCGACGCCCTCGAGGGCGACCTGGACCGCGGGGCGATCCCGCTCGGGGAGCTCGCGGAAGTGGTCCTTGAGCGCGGCGTAGCCGCACTGGGGGCAGACCCAGACGGCGTAGAAGAGGGGGTTCACCCCCTCGTAGTAGGGGCAAAAGTCCGCGTCGCGGCGCAACAGGACCGAGGCCGAGCTCTTGGGGGTGTGGAGCTTGAACCCGTAACTGCATGCCGGGCATTTCAGGTCACGGGCGACCAGGGGCAATTGGCTCACGACGCGGTTCTCTCTGTGAAGGCGGCTAGACCGGCTTCTTGGCGGCCTTGGTCTTCTCGACCGAGCTGACGCCCTTGAAGCCTATGTCATAGT contains these protein-coding regions:
- a CDS encoding DUF2225 domain-containing protein, which produces MSQLPLVARDLKCPACSYGFKLHTPKSSASVLLRRDADFCPYYEGVNPLFYAVWVCPQCGYAALKDHFRELPERDRPAVQVALEGVAEIKRHDFEKPERSLFAAMLSLQLALRCYEARHSPGEIRGGILLRLAWTCRYGNDRKRERSYLQEAIATYQAAFDKGLHASSAISEAHVAFLIGEMLRRTGQGQDAIPWFVRAIQSDTKQGETYRMAKDQLYEAKESIRFFEYLKAVPLLAPLSPDEIALLSALTRNRTYVPGKTICQEGDPGDSMFIVMRGSARVSVAGQPVAMLAPDQVFGEMSLLSGQPRSATVVAEEAAELLEIDRVAFKTLFKANPAIAAEMASTMEARRETNARVLNDGEEPDLSLQTSSESESEGEAPARGNESGLMARLRGLFELS